The following coding sequences lie in one Gouania willdenowi chromosome 5, fGouWil2.1, whole genome shotgun sequence genomic window:
- the LOC114463603 gene encoding protein shisa-4-like isoform X1 gives MDSGVLLCLVCVLSVVEVPAIRADFCSSYSDYSGDYHDTKQCGLMYCCGDCSDRYCCSDKSKELSYSQQKKCPDSPTHSKMSRVPLIIGGVLGALLPAIFCVTLIICCVAPCCICYKLCRKRRRPQTTVLTNIVTIPQQPVAPSDSFPEYPREPSYPGCQPTYPGYQPVPQYGPSFPSAPPPSYTESTAQTHNSNQPMHPLQPPSLPQAPPSKSGDHGQLPYNPSYLPNQ, from the exons ATGGACTCGGGCGTTTTGCTCTGTCTCGTGTGTGTCTTGTCTGTGGTTGAGGTCCCGGCCATCAGAG CTGATTTTTGCAGCAGCTATTCTGACTACAGTGGTGACTACCATGACACCAAACAATGTGGTTTAATGTACTGCTGTGGAGACTGCTCAGACCGATACTGCTGCTCAGACAAATCAAAAGAGTTATCCTATTCACAGCAGAAGAAATGTCCCGACAG TCCGACGCACAGTAAAATGAGCAGGGTTCCTTTGATTATTGGAGGGGTCCTAGGGGCTCTTTTACCTGCCATCTTCTGTGTGACTCTCATCATCTGCTGTGTGGCCCCGTGCTGCATTTGCTACAAGTTATGTCGAAAACGCAGACGCccacaaacaa CTGTGTTAACCAACATTGTCACCATACCACAACAACCAGTGGCACCATCTGACAGTTTTCCAGAGTATCCAAGGGAACCATCCTACCCAGGATGCCAGCCAACCTACCCTGGCTATCAGCCAGTGCCACAATATGGTCCTTCATTCCCGTCAGCGCCACCGCCGTCTTACACGGAGAGCA CTGCTCAGACTCATAACTCAAACCAGCCAATGCATCCCCTGCAGCCTCCCAGCCTTCCTCAGGCCCCTCCATCCAAGTCAGGTGATCACGGGCAGCTCCCCTACAACCCATCATATCTACCAAACCAATGA
- the LOC114463603 gene encoding protein shisa-4-like isoform X2, whose protein sequence is MDSGVLLCLVCVLSVVEVPAIRADFCSSYSDYSGDYHDTKQCGLMYCCGDCSDRYCCSDKSKELSYSQQKKCPDSPTHSKMSRVPLIIGGVLGALLPAIFCVTLIICCVAPCCICYKLCRKRRRPQTKKEECDSLDDIFVLVCISCLRDMTSRCRTFHYNQVFPRKATVSISAIVLMQFSIYENTQDFTLAVFWGAQWMRTTFR, encoded by the exons ATGGACTCGGGCGTTTTGCTCTGTCTCGTGTGTGTCTTGTCTGTGGTTGAGGTCCCGGCCATCAGAG CTGATTTTTGCAGCAGCTATTCTGACTACAGTGGTGACTACCATGACACCAAACAATGTGGTTTAATGTACTGCTGTGGAGACTGCTCAGACCGATACTGCTGCTCAGACAAATCAAAAGAGTTATCCTATTCACAGCAGAAGAAATGTCCCGACAG TCCGACGCACAGTAAAATGAGCAGGGTTCCTTTGATTATTGGAGGGGTCCTAGGGGCTCTTTTACCTGCCATCTTCTGTGTGACTCTCATCATCTGCTGTGTGGCCCCGTGCTGCATTTGCTACAAGTTATGTCGAAAACGCAGACGCccacaaacaa AAAAGGAAGAGTGTGATTCGCTTgatgacatttttgttttggtttgtatTAGTTGTCTCCGTGATATGACGTCACGCTGCAGAACATTTCATTATAACCAGGTATTTCCACGGAAAGCAACCGTATCAATATCCGCCATCGTTTTGATGCAATTTAGCATCTACGAAAACACCCAAGATTTCACTTTGGCAGTGTTTTGGGGGGCACAGTGGATGAGAACTACTTTTAGATGA